The Thermosynechococcus sp. genome has a segment encoding these proteins:
- a CDS encoding bifunctional acetate--CoA ligase family protein/GNAT family N-acetyltransferase: MTRTTAYDIWRAGHQPLRPLFAPKSVAVIGASEKEGSVGRTLLWNLIQSPFGGTVFPVNPRRSSVLGIKAYASVTAIPEAVDLAVIATPAATVPAVVAECAAAGVKGAIIVSAGFREVGAAGLALEEEILTIARQARMRIIGPNCLGVMCPPTGLNATFAARMARSGHVGFLSQSGALCTSILDWSLQENVGFSAFVSIGTMLDVGWGDLIYYLGDDPQTRCIVIYMESLGDARSFLSAAREVAYIKPIIVIKAGRTAAAAQAAASHTGALMGSDAVVDAALERCGVLRVETIEDLFDMAEVLDKQSRPKGPHLTILTNAGGPGVLATDALIRAGGKLSSLCADTLQALNQVLPPAWSHGNPVDILGDATADRYLKALQHCETDANSDGLLVILTPQAMTDPLAVAQDLATYAQNRPSGAKPILASWMGGNTVKPGEAILNQAGIPTYAYADTAARIFSYMWRYSDHLQALYQTPALPLTTTPPNRESVSQLFEQVRREGRTLLTEWEAKAVLAAYGLPVVETCIARSAAEAVAAADRLGYPVVLKLYSPTITHKTDVGGVALNLPDAAAVITAYQQIEKNVTTAAGAGHFAGVTVQPMIPWQGFELIVGSSTDVQFGPVILFGTGGQLVEVLEDTAIALPPLNTTLARRLIQQTKISRAFAGVRGWPALNLALLEDLLVRFSLLVVEQPWIKEIDINPLLVAPPDRLLVLDARIALHQEESMFVKPAIRPYPSQYVSPWQLRDGTPVLIRPIRPEDEPLMRQYHATLSEQSVYLRYFHLMKLSQRVAHDRLVRICFVDYDREIALVAEHQGAAGIEIIGVGRLSKDHFSPTAEFSLLISDRWQRQGLGTELLQRLIQIGRDEKLRAIHAYVLKDNEGMIRICRKLNFELTAGDDPSVWFVQLTL; encoded by the coding sequence ATGACCCGAACCACGGCCTACGACATTTGGCGCGCCGGTCATCAGCCCCTGCGTCCCCTCTTTGCCCCCAAAAGTGTTGCTGTCATCGGGGCCAGCGAAAAAGAAGGCAGTGTTGGCCGCACCCTGCTGTGGAATTTGATTCAAAGCCCCTTCGGCGGCACCGTCTTTCCCGTTAACCCACGCCGCAGTTCTGTGTTGGGCATCAAGGCCTATGCCAGTGTGACGGCTATCCCGGAAGCGGTTGATCTGGCAGTCATTGCCACCCCTGCGGCTACAGTGCCAGCGGTGGTGGCCGAGTGCGCCGCCGCAGGCGTCAAAGGAGCCATTATTGTTTCAGCCGGGTTTCGCGAAGTAGGGGCAGCGGGACTGGCTCTTGAGGAAGAGATTTTAACCATTGCTCGTCAGGCGCGGATGCGCATTATTGGCCCCAATTGTCTAGGGGTGATGTGTCCGCCCACGGGTTTGAATGCCACCTTTGCCGCCAGAATGGCGCGATCAGGGCATGTTGGCTTTCTCAGTCAAAGCGGCGCCCTGTGCACCTCAATTTTGGATTGGAGTTTACAGGAGAATGTCGGCTTTAGTGCCTTCGTCTCCATTGGCACGATGCTGGATGTGGGCTGGGGTGACCTCATCTACTACCTAGGCGATGATCCGCAAACCCGCTGCATTGTTATCTATATGGAATCTTTGGGGGATGCGCGATCCTTCCTCTCAGCTGCGCGGGAAGTGGCCTATATCAAGCCCATCATTGTCATCAAAGCCGGACGGACTGCTGCCGCTGCCCAGGCCGCCGCTTCCCATACAGGGGCATTGATGGGATCCGATGCAGTGGTGGATGCAGCACTAGAACGCTGTGGGGTGCTGCGGGTGGAAACCATTGAAGATTTGTTTGACATGGCAGAGGTTTTGGACAAGCAATCACGTCCCAAAGGCCCCCATCTGACGATTCTCACCAATGCTGGCGGCCCGGGGGTCTTGGCTACTGATGCGCTGATTCGGGCGGGGGGCAAACTGAGTTCTCTCTGTGCGGATACCCTACAGGCACTGAATCAAGTGCTCCCCCCCGCTTGGAGCCACGGCAACCCCGTGGACATTTTGGGGGATGCAACCGCCGATCGCTACCTCAAGGCACTGCAACACTGTGAAACGGATGCCAACAGTGACGGCCTACTAGTGATCCTCACTCCCCAAGCCATGACGGATCCCTTGGCGGTCGCCCAAGATCTTGCCACCTATGCCCAAAACCGTCCCAGTGGTGCCAAGCCGATTCTGGCCAGTTGGATGGGGGGCAACACCGTGAAACCAGGGGAAGCCATTCTCAACCAAGCGGGCATTCCCACCTATGCCTATGCCGACACCGCTGCCCGCATCTTTAGCTATATGTGGCGCTATAGCGACCACTTGCAGGCACTATACCAAACGCCCGCTTTGCCCTTGACCACCACCCCCCCGAATCGAGAGTCTGTCAGTCAACTGTTTGAGCAAGTGCGCCGTGAGGGACGGACCCTGTTAACGGAGTGGGAAGCCAAGGCTGTTCTTGCTGCCTATGGCCTGCCAGTGGTGGAAACCTGTATTGCCCGCAGTGCAGCAGAGGCAGTGGCGGCCGCCGATCGCCTCGGGTATCCCGTGGTTCTCAAGCTCTATTCACCAACAATTACCCACAAAACTGATGTTGGGGGTGTCGCCCTCAATCTTCCCGATGCTGCTGCCGTCATCACTGCCTACCAACAAATTGAGAAAAATGTCACCACTGCGGCGGGAGCGGGTCATTTTGCTGGCGTCACTGTGCAGCCGATGATTCCATGGCAAGGGTTTGAGCTCATTGTGGGCAGTTCCACCGATGTTCAATTTGGCCCAGTGATTCTCTTTGGCACAGGCGGACAGTTGGTGGAAGTTTTGGAGGATACAGCGATCGCCCTGCCCCCCTTGAACACCACCCTAGCGCGGCGCCTCATTCAGCAAACCAAAATCTCCCGTGCCTTTGCTGGCGTGCGGGGCTGGCCAGCCCTTAACCTTGCTCTGCTTGAGGATCTGCTCGTACGCTTTAGTCTGCTGGTGGTGGAGCAACCGTGGATCAAAGAAATTGACATCAATCCCCTGCTGGTGGCACCCCCCGATCGCCTACTGGTCTTAGATGCTCGCATTGCGCTCCACCAAGAGGAAAGCATGTTTGTCAAGCCGGCAATTCGTCCCTATCCCAGCCAATACGTCAGTCCGTGGCAGTTGCGCGATGGTACCCCAGTGCTGATTCGCCCCATTCGGCCAGAGGATGAACCCTTGATGCGCCAGTACCATGCCACCCTCTCGGAGCAGAGTGTCTATTTGCGCTATTTCCACCTGATGAAGTTATCGCAGCGGGTTGCCCACGATCGCCTGGTGCGCATCTGTTTTGTGGACTACGACCGCGAGATAGCCCTTGTGGCGGAACACCAGGGGGCCGCGGGTATTGAAATTATTGGCGTTGGCCGCCTTAGCAAGGATCACTTTAGTCCCACGGCGGAGTTTTCGCTGTTGATTAGCGATCGCTGGCAGCGGCAAGGCCTTGGGACTGAATTGCTGCAGCGGTTGATTCAAATCGGCCGCGATGAAAAGCTGCGGGCAATCCACGCCTATGTTCTCAAGGACAACGAGGGGATGATCCGTATTTGCCGCAAACTAAACTTTGAGTTGACTGCCGGCGATGATCCCAGTGTTTGGTTTGTGCAGCTGACTCTCTAG
- a CDS encoding 5-(carboxyamino)imidazole ribonucleotide synthase, which yields MRIGVIGGGQLAWMLALAAKEMGLSLWVQTPAATDPAVAVADGVCYGAIADGATTARLAEHVDVITFENEFVDLEGLQHLEQRRGCFYPRLATLAPLLNKYQQRRFLQALGIPVPEFTYLGDRPPSLPCVIKACRHGYDGQGTFVISDRQAWQQFQQRWPEIPPQGFLVEAFVPYVKELAIMAARSPQGEIALYPVVETQQVDGICRWVMAPAAIAPQVSEQIQQIARHILTALDGVGIFGIEFFLMATGEVLVNEIAPRPHNSGHYTIDACVTSQFQQHLRAITGQPLGSPALQVPAAVMVNLLGLAEPQVDYGAKCEALAALPHAHLHWYGKRQTYAGRKLGHITVLLEDPAAARPIIQQIEAIWYSTPVTV from the coding sequence ATGCGGATTGGTGTCATTGGTGGGGGTCAGTTGGCTTGGATGCTGGCACTGGCGGCCAAGGAGATGGGACTTTCCCTGTGGGTCCAAACGCCTGCCGCAACGGATCCCGCCGTCGCGGTTGCCGATGGCGTGTGCTATGGGGCGATCGCCGATGGGGCCACCACAGCACGACTGGCTGAGCACGTTGATGTGATTACCTTTGAGAATGAGTTTGTTGATCTGGAGGGACTGCAGCACCTTGAGCAGCGGCGGGGGTGTTTTTATCCCCGCTTGGCTACTTTAGCTCCTCTGCTGAACAAATACCAGCAGCGGCGCTTTTTACAGGCCCTGGGGATTCCTGTACCGGAGTTCACCTATTTGGGCGATCGTCCCCCCAGCCTTCCCTGTGTGATTAAAGCCTGTCGCCATGGCTACGACGGCCAAGGGACGTTTGTCATTAGCGATCGGCAGGCCTGGCAACAGTTTCAGCAACGCTGGCCAGAGATTCCGCCCCAAGGGTTTTTGGTGGAAGCCTTTGTGCCCTATGTTAAAGAACTGGCAATCATGGCGGCGCGATCGCCCCAAGGGGAGATTGCCCTTTATCCGGTGGTGGAAACGCAGCAGGTGGATGGCATCTGTCGCTGGGTGATGGCTCCTGCTGCCATTGCCCCCCAAGTCAGTGAGCAAATTCAGCAGATTGCCCGCCACATCCTGACGGCCCTTGATGGCGTGGGTATCTTTGGCATTGAGTTTTTCCTAATGGCCACGGGGGAAGTACTGGTGAATGAAATTGCCCCCCGCCCCCACAATTCCGGACACTACACCATTGATGCCTGTGTCACGAGTCAATTTCAGCAGCATTTGCGCGCCATTACTGGCCAGCCCTTGGGCAGTCCCGCCCTGCAGGTACCCGCGGCCGTCATGGTCAATCTCCTCGGCTTAGCCGAACCGCAGGTTGACTATGGGGCAAAATGTGAGGCCTTGGCAGCTCTCCCCCACGCGCACCTGCACTGGTATGGTAAACGTCAAACCTATGCGGGTCGCAAATTGGGGCATATCACCGTTCTTTTGGAAGACCCAGCGGCAGCAAGGCCAATCATCCAGCAAATTGAAGCCATCTGGTATAGTACGCCTGTTACTGTGTGA
- a CDS encoding DUF2103 domain-containing protein, producing MAATTGRVVLNHSTHIEGLIPVLEKLAKVAGIRTLTPGVIAPVKGKSPHLHLRVSVPIKGGFKVIARRGKTVQEVFVVTQLSEAELKAAIDAVLASK from the coding sequence ATGGCAGCAACAACGGGTCGGGTTGTCCTCAATCACTCTACGCACATTGAAGGCTTGATTCCCGTCTTGGAAAAATTAGCCAAAGTGGCGGGGATTAGGACACTGACGCCCGGTGTCATTGCTCCTGTCAAAGGTAAATCCCCCCATCTGCACCTACGGGTTTCGGTGCCCATCAAAGGCGGCTTTAAGGTGATTGCCCGCCGCGGCAAAACCGTGCAGGAAGTCTTTGTTGTCACCCAGCTCAGTGAAGCTGAATTGAAGGCGGCCATTGATGCCGTGCTGGCCTCTAAATAA
- a CDS encoding ABC transporter permease, translated as MLNSIGQGLGNETSRLILRRLGEALITLLLASALSFAIMQLAPGNYLDNLKADPQISLERLQELERQFGLDKSPVEQYFRWLWQIIRYGNFGTSFVYQRSVASLLWERVPATLLLSLSSILLTWGLAIPLGIWAAVTQDRWSDRLLRVVSYIGQGFPSFITALLLLFLAQSTPLFPVGGMTSLFYDDLPWWGKILDIGWHLILPSVALTLTSFAGLQRLMRGNLLDVLRQNYIQTARAKGLPESRVIYVHALRNAVNPLITLLGFEFANLLSGAFIAEFFFNWPGLGRLILQAVTAQDTYVVMASLMMGAVMLIVGNLLADLLLKWADPRIR; from the coding sequence ATGCTCAACTCCATTGGCCAAGGCCTTGGGAATGAAACGAGCCGCCTGATTTTGCGACGCTTAGGGGAGGCCCTGATTACGCTGCTATTGGCCTCGGCGTTAAGTTTTGCCATTATGCAACTGGCACCGGGCAATTATCTCGACAATCTCAAGGCAGATCCGCAGATTTCTTTGGAACGTTTGCAGGAGCTGGAGCGGCAATTTGGTCTCGACAAGTCACCTGTAGAGCAATACTTTCGCTGGCTGTGGCAGATTATTCGCTACGGCAACTTTGGTACGAGTTTTGTTTATCAGCGATCGGTGGCCTCCCTATTGTGGGAGCGAGTACCCGCCACCCTTCTGCTCTCCTTAAGTTCGATTCTGCTGACTTGGGGGTTAGCCATTCCCTTAGGGATTTGGGCAGCGGTGACTCAAGATCGTTGGAGCGATCGCCTGCTGCGGGTCGTCAGCTACATTGGCCAAGGGTTTCCTAGCTTCATTACCGCCCTCTTGCTGCTCTTTCTTGCCCAAAGTACCCCCTTGTTTCCAGTGGGGGGGATGACCAGCCTGTTTTACGATGATCTTCCCTGGTGGGGCAAAATCCTCGACATTGGCTGGCATCTGATTTTGCCGAGTGTGGCGCTCACCCTCACGAGCTTTGCCGGCCTGCAGCGACTGATGCGCGGCAATTTACTGGATGTGCTGCGCCAAAACTACATTCAAACCGCCCGCGCCAAGGGCCTGCCCGAATCACGGGTAATTTATGTCCATGCTCTGCGCAATGCCGTGAACCCCCTGATCACGCTCTTGGGGTTTGAATTTGCCAACCTCCTCAGTGGTGCCTTTATTGCCGAGTTTTTCTTTAACTGGCCGGGTCTTGGTCGCCTGATTTTACAGGCAGTGACGGCTCAAGATACTTATGTGGTTATGGCCAGTCTCATGATGGGAGCAGTGATGCTGATTGTCGGCAACCTCCTTGCGGATTTACTCCTAAAATGGGCGGATCCAAGGATTAGGTGA
- a CDS encoding single-stranded DNA-binding protein, protein MGLNVVHLVGRVGIDPEVRYFESGNVKCRLTLAVNRPTKEDQPDWFSLEIWGKTAQVAADYVRKGTLLGIKGSLKFDRWQDRNTGADRSSPVILVDRMDILSSKRDTDPSAVPAGYVPEM, encoded by the coding sequence ATGGGTCTAAACGTCGTTCATCTGGTGGGTCGTGTCGGCATTGATCCCGAAGTGCGCTATTTTGAGTCAGGGAATGTGAAGTGTCGGCTGACATTGGCAGTGAATCGCCCCACCAAGGAAGATCAACCCGATTGGTTTAGCTTGGAAATTTGGGGCAAAACGGCTCAGGTGGCTGCTGACTATGTGCGCAAAGGCACGCTCCTGGGCATTAAGGGCAGTCTCAAGTTTGATCGCTGGCAAGACCGCAATACGGGTGCCGATCGCTCCTCGCCCGTGATTTTGGTTGACCGCATGGACATCCTCAGTTCTAAGCGGGATACCGACCCCAGTGCTGTTCCGGCCGGCTATGTGCCAGAAATGTAG
- a CDS encoding transglycosylase domain-containing protein, protein MPNPARDLWQSVTQTVTQAVQTVHSRFDWQQVSLRENARTPELWVEYRGQRQVFPLVGDRYILGRSQSRADIVIEAEIVSGTHARLKRLTPTGVFQIQDLDSTNGIYRQRQRLQTSELHHGDVITLGPPEVKGAVTLRFHNPPPPWVRVLTYSIGGAIGLSGLVMGLLAAEASKVAVRPLSPIEQGPIILLDRQGELINPVDDHPHRELKALNGFSPYLVHGVLASEDVRYYWHFGVDPIGMARAIVTNLLTRQTREGASTLCQQLARTLFRSQVGTEDSLGRKWREMAVALKLEFFYSKDELLLAYLNRVYLGMGNRGFEDAAQFYFDKPAKDLTLNEAATLVGILPAPNRFNPVRDYDAAVDYRNRVILRMVQQGYISKEEGDRARRSRIEISPKARDLLNSQRFSYYTDHTYQELAQLLGEELAQEGNLIVETGLDPRWQELAETSLRHFISSTGSTYGVQQGALITLQPSSGLIRALVGGVDYQKSQFNRATLALRQPGSTFKVFAYTEALIKGHTAGETFSCAPVFWQGQQFEGCRGGGGAMDLATGLALSENPIALRLAQAVGLEAIIRLARAMGITTPLQAVPGLVLGQSEVTLLEMSGAFAVLANEGQRIPPHTIVSVRDGGDCKRANDWQTCRLIYAAKAETPPQVLSPAIANEMTHLLTAVVSRGTGRAAALGPPVAGKTGTTNDGRDLWFIGYLPTADVLTGIWLGNDDNSPTQGSSGLAAALWGEYMARLLTYLN, encoded by the coding sequence ATGCCTAATCCTGCTCGAGATCTTTGGCAGTCGGTGACCCAAACCGTCACCCAAGCGGTGCAGACGGTTCACTCTCGCTTTGATTGGCAACAGGTCTCCCTGCGGGAAAATGCCCGCACCCCTGAACTATGGGTGGAGTACCGAGGTCAACGGCAAGTCTTTCCCTTAGTTGGCGATCGCTACATTCTTGGCCGTAGTCAGAGTCGCGCCGACATTGTGATTGAGGCAGAGATTGTCAGTGGTACCCATGCCCGCCTAAAACGGCTCACTCCCACAGGCGTCTTTCAAATCCAAGACCTAGATTCCACCAATGGCATCTATCGCCAACGGCAGCGCCTACAAACCAGTGAACTGCACCACGGCGATGTCATTACCTTAGGCCCCCCAGAAGTCAAAGGCGCTGTTACCCTCCGCTTCCACAATCCACCCCCCCCTTGGGTTCGTGTTCTCACCTACAGCATTGGGGGGGCGATCGGCCTCAGTGGCCTGGTCATGGGATTACTTGCTGCCGAAGCTAGCAAAGTGGCGGTGCGTCCCCTATCCCCCATTGAGCAAGGCCCGATTATTCTCCTCGATCGCCAAGGGGAACTGATCAATCCAGTGGACGATCACCCCCACCGTGAACTTAAGGCCCTCAATGGTTTTTCCCCCTACTTGGTTCATGGGGTTCTGGCCTCTGAGGATGTTCGCTACTATTGGCACTTTGGGGTGGATCCCATCGGCATGGCGCGGGCCATTGTCACCAATCTACTCACACGCCAAACCCGCGAAGGTGCCAGTACTCTCTGCCAGCAACTAGCACGGACCCTTTTTCGCTCCCAAGTCGGTACGGAGGACAGTTTAGGCCGCAAATGGCGAGAAATGGCGGTTGCTCTGAAGTTGGAATTTTTCTACAGCAAAGATGAGTTGCTTTTGGCCTACCTCAACCGTGTCTATTTGGGCATGGGCAATCGTGGCTTTGAGGATGCGGCTCAATTCTACTTTGATAAGCCCGCCAAAGACCTGACGCTGAATGAGGCGGCCACGCTGGTGGGGATTCTGCCTGCACCCAACCGTTTTAATCCTGTGCGCGACTACGATGCGGCGGTGGATTACCGCAATCGGGTCATTTTGCGCATGGTGCAGCAGGGCTACATCAGCAAAGAAGAGGGCGATCGCGCCCGGCGCTCCCGGATTGAAATTAGCCCCAAGGCACGGGACTTGCTTAACTCCCAACGCTTTTCCTACTACACAGACCACACCTATCAAGAACTCGCCCAACTGCTGGGGGAGGAACTGGCTCAGGAGGGCAACCTCATTGTCGAAACCGGCCTAGACCCCCGCTGGCAAGAACTGGCCGAAACCAGTCTGCGCCATTTCATCAGTAGCACAGGCAGCACCTATGGGGTGCAGCAAGGGGCCTTAATCACCCTCCAGCCCAGTAGTGGCCTCATTCGTGCCCTTGTGGGGGGTGTGGACTACCAAAAAAGCCAATTTAACCGTGCTACCCTTGCCCTGCGCCAGCCCGGTTCGACCTTCAAGGTGTTTGCCTATACTGAAGCGCTCATCAAAGGACACACCGCCGGCGAAACCTTTTCCTGCGCCCCTGTCTTCTGGCAGGGACAACAATTCGAGGGGTGTCGTGGCGGTGGTGGCGCTATGGATCTAGCCACGGGGTTGGCTCTTTCTGAAAATCCCATTGCCTTACGCCTTGCCCAAGCCGTGGGTTTAGAAGCCATTATCCGCTTGGCCAGAGCTATGGGAATTACGACACCGCTGCAAGCGGTGCCCGGCCTTGTCCTTGGTCAAAGTGAGGTAACCCTTCTGGAAATGAGTGGGGCCTTTGCCGTGCTCGCCAATGAAGGACAGCGCATTCCACCCCATACCATTGTGTCAGTGCGCGATGGCGGTGATTGTAAACGTGCAAACGACTGGCAGACCTGTCGCCTCATCTATGCGGCCAAGGCGGAAACGCCCCCACAAGTTCTCAGTCCGGCGATCGCCAACGAAATGACCCACCTACTCACCGCTGTTGTGAGCCGGGGGACGGGGCGTGCTGCCGCACTTGGCCCGCCAGTAGCAGGCAAAACCGGCACGACGAATGATGGCCGCGATCTCTGGTTTATTGGTTACCTGCCCACCGCCGATGTTCTCACTGGTATTTGGCTAGGCAATGATGACAATAGCCCCACCCAAGGCAGTAGTGGGCTGGCGGCTGCCCTTTGGGGTGAGTATATGGCACGTCTCCTAACTTACCTAAATTAG
- a CDS encoding ABC transporter ATP-binding protein yields the protein MTTLSLLSTLKTAVQVAHLHKSFERFPAIRDLSLSVQEGEILGLLGPSGCGKTTLLRLIAGLDTPDAGEIRVGDRCVVGANVFIPPEQRSLGMVFQDFALFPHLTVAENIAFGLQQQRLSKPQIQERVAAVLALVHLEGMQKRYPHELSGGQQQRVALARAIAPQPAVILLDEPLSNLDAQVRLQLREELRRILKGTGTTAIFVTHDQEEALSLSDRLAVMRQGKIEQVGTPEEIYRCPASRFVAGFITQANFLPAWADGSQVRTDVGTFPLWEALAQGEGEVMIREEDLQLHPDTEATSCFVIRDRQFLGREYRYCIQLPSGQELHARQPLAVDIPIGTAVKVAAEAVRFFPKEN from the coding sequence ATGACTACACTTTCCCTGCTGTCAACGCTGAAAACGGCTGTTCAGGTTGCCCATTTACACAAGTCCTTTGAGCGTTTTCCGGCAATTCGCGATCTCAGCCTCTCTGTCCAGGAGGGGGAAATTCTGGGCCTATTGGGGCCGTCGGGTTGTGGCAAGACAACGTTACTGCGCCTAATTGCCGGTCTGGACACGCCAGATGCTGGGGAAATTAGGGTGGGCGATCGCTGTGTCGTAGGGGCAAATGTGTTTATACCGCCAGAACAGCGGTCCTTGGGCATGGTTTTTCAGGATTTTGCCCTGTTTCCCCATCTAACGGTGGCTGAGAATATTGCCTTTGGTTTGCAACAACAACGCCTGAGTAAGCCGCAAATTCAGGAGCGAGTAGCAGCGGTTTTGGCCCTGGTGCACCTAGAGGGAATGCAAAAGCGCTATCCCCATGAACTTTCTGGTGGACAGCAGCAGCGAGTGGCCTTGGCCCGGGCGATCGCCCCCCAGCCAGCCGTGATTCTCCTCGATGAACCCCTGAGTAATCTTGATGCCCAGGTGCGGCTGCAACTGCGGGAGGAATTGCGCCGGATCCTCAAGGGAACTGGCACGACAGCCATTTTTGTCACCCACGATCAGGAGGAGGCTCTGAGTCTGTCGGATCGCTTGGCGGTGATGCGCCAGGGCAAAATTGAGCAGGTGGGTACCCCTGAAGAGATCTATCGCTGCCCTGCCTCGCGGTTTGTAGCGGGGTTCATTACCCAAGCCAACTTTTTACCGGCCTGGGCCGACGGCTCTCAAGTGCGCACGGATGTTGGCACATTTCCCCTTTGGGAAGCCCTAGCTCAGGGGGAAGGGGAAGTGATGATCCGCGAAGAGGATCTGCAGTTGCACCCAGACACTGAGGCCACGAGTTGCTTTGTGATTCGCGATCGCCAGTTTCTCGGTCGCGAGTATCGCTACTGCATTCAACTGCCCTCCGGCCAAGAACTCCATGCCCGCCAGCCCCTGGCTGTGGATATTCCCATTGGTACTGCTGTGAAAGTGGCAGCTGAAGCGGTGCGCTTTTTCCCAAAGGAAAACTAA
- a CDS encoding DUF4079 domain-containing protein, with amino-acid sequence MIDIPAPLKPVITFAHPVLMWILFALTLYAMYLGIQTRRLRTLSGEEKKALIQAKVNVKHHQVGAILLALMVMGTIGGMAVTYINNGKLFVGPHLIVGLAMTALVAISASLTPFMQKGSEVARALHMTLNLFLVVLFGWQAVTGLQIVQRILNAS; translated from the coding sequence ATGATTGACATTCCTGCGCCTCTTAAGCCGGTGATTACCTTTGCCCACCCGGTCCTGATGTGGATTCTTTTTGCGCTCACGCTCTACGCCATGTATTTAGGGATACAAACCCGTCGCCTGCGCACCCTCAGCGGTGAGGAAAAGAAAGCCCTGATCCAAGCTAAGGTGAATGTCAAACACCACCAAGTGGGCGCCATCTTACTGGCCTTGATGGTCATGGGGACGATTGGCGGGATGGCGGTTACCTACATTAACAATGGCAAGCTGTTTGTCGGGCCGCACTTGATTGTGGGGCTAGCAATGACAGCATTGGTTGCGATTTCGGCGAGCTTAACCCCCTTCATGCAAAAGGGCAGTGAGGTGGCTCGTGCCTTGCACATGACCCTAAATCTGTTTTTGGTGGTCCTTTTTGGTTGGCAAGCGGTGACGGGTCTACAAATTGTGCAGCGAATTCTCAATGCCAGCTAG
- a CDS encoding DUF1517 domain-containing protein produces MMKTFWQRLKSITAIVAVGVLIAHLVLDSGAAWAARSGGRVGGGSFSRPAPTRSYRAPRSDYGYAQPVPVYGGGFGFPFLIPFFGFGGGFGGLFTIIMIGVLANILISTFRNFRNSGDDSEIYPDNPVVSLHTLHVGLLAQARELQEELNQLALTADTESPAGLTKVLQEATLTLLRHPQYWVYAHASSQETRLLQAETAFNQLALAERSKLSAETLSNYRREIKQTAIAPVVSNDVGEYIVVTLVVAVTGRLQLPAVNNDLELRQALQQLGGIGSDRLLAVEVLWQPQAIGDTLTADELLVAYPQLKHL; encoded by the coding sequence ATGATGAAAACTTTTTGGCAACGTCTCAAATCCATTACCGCAATTGTGGCGGTGGGGGTATTGATTGCCCATCTTGTCCTGGACAGTGGTGCCGCCTGGGCAGCCCGCAGTGGTGGACGTGTCGGAGGGGGCTCCTTTAGTCGGCCGGCACCCACCCGTTCCTACCGTGCCCCCCGCAGTGACTACGGCTATGCTCAGCCCGTTCCAGTCTATGGCGGTGGTTTTGGCTTTCCCTTCTTGATTCCCTTTTTTGGTTTTGGCGGTGGCTTTGGCGGCCTATTCACGATCATCATGATCGGTGTGCTGGCCAATATTTTGATCTCCACCTTCCGCAACTTCCGCAACAGTGGCGATGACTCAGAAATCTACCCAGACAACCCCGTGGTCTCCCTGCACACGCTGCACGTGGGACTCCTAGCCCAAGCTCGCGAACTCCAAGAGGAACTGAACCAACTGGCGCTCACCGCCGATACCGAAAGTCCCGCAGGTCTGACCAAAGTGCTTCAAGAGGCAACCCTTACCCTGCTGCGCCATCCCCAATACTGGGTCTATGCCCACGCCAGCAGCCAAGAAACGAGACTACTGCAAGCGGAAACCGCCTTTAACCAACTGGCGCTTGCGGAGCGCAGCAAACTCAGTGCTGAAACCCTTTCCAACTACCGCCGTGAGATTAAGCAGACGGCGATCGCCCCTGTGGTGAGCAATGATGTGGGGGAATACATTGTTGTAACCTTGGTGGTGGCGGTCACTGGACGCTTGCAATTGCCCGCAGTCAATAATGACCTAGAACTGCGGCAAGCCCTGCAACAGTTGGGGGGTATTGGTAGCGATCGCCTACTGGCCGTTGAAGTTCTGTGGCAACCCCAAGCCATTGGCGATACCCTCACTGCCGATGAACTGCTAGTGGCCTATCCACAACTAAAGCATCTCTAA